A single Balaenoptera ricei isolate mBalRic1 chromosome 13, mBalRic1.hap2, whole genome shotgun sequence DNA region contains:
- the CMPK2 gene encoding UMP-CMP kinase 2, mitochondrial — MVFGRRPPAPLLLARFSGLRRGACGRAMAPPRCFALELPGCTLAHFAVGDEAPDARPDPGVAALLGPPGRSYSLSVPEAGGAGCAARVRAARLHQRLLHQLRRGPFRRCQLRRLLFYRPGGGAGGLQHGFLLRDPRDSPDTRSALLALLDACPEAPRPSLAEFSGDPLCRLWQLPWERRDGQGWRQLGRERVVPVPEPALHPVVPDLPSSGVFPHREAARAVLEACTSFIPEARAVLDLVDQCPEQVQKGKFPVIVIEGLDATGKTTVTQSVSDSLKAVLLKSPPSCISQWRKVFDDEPTIIRRAFYSLGNYIVASEIAKESTKSPVIVDRYWHSTATYTIATEVSGGLQHLPPAHHPIYQWPRDLLKPDLVLLLTVSPEERMQRIEGRGMERTKEEAELEANSIFRQKVEVSYQRMENPGCHLVDASPSREKVLQMVLSEIQNNCN, encoded by the exons ATGGTCTTcggccgccgcccgcccgccccacTGCTGCTCGCGCGCTTCTCGGGGCTGCGGCGCGGGGCCTGCGGTCGGGCCATGGCGCCGCCGCGCTGTTTCGCGCTGGAGCTGCCCGGCTGCACCCTGGCTCATTTCGCAGTGGGCGACGAGGCCCCGGACGCGCGCCCCGACCCCGGCGTGGCCGCGCTCCTGGGCCCCCCGGGCCGCAGCTACTCTCTGAGCGTGCCGGAGGCCGGGGGCGCGGGCTGCGCGGCCCGGGTGCGCGCGGCCCGGCTGCACCAGCGCTTGCTGCACCAGCTGCGGCGCGGCCCCTTCCGGCGGTGCCAGCTGCGCCGGCTGCTGTTCTACCGcccgggcggcggggcggggggcctGCAGCACGGCTTCCTGCTCCGCGACCCCCGCGACAGCCCCGACACCCGGAGCGCGCTGCTGGCGCTGCTGGACGCCTGCCCGGAGGCCCCGCGCCCGAGCCTGGCCGAGTTCTCCGGCGACCCGCTCTGCCGGCTGTGGCAGCTCCCGTGGGAACGGCGAGACGGCCAGGGGTGGCGGCAGCTGGGCCGCGAGCGCGTCGTGCCCGTGCCGGAGCCCGCGCTGCACCCGGTGGTGCCGGACCTGCCCAGCTCCGGGGTCTTCCCCCACCGGGAGGCCGCCCGCGCCGTTCTGGAGGCG TGTACATCCTTCATTCCTGAAGCCCGGGCTGTGCTGGACCTGGTTGACCAGTGCCCAGAGCAGGTCCAGAAGGGCAAGTTCCCCGTTATTGTCATTGAAGGCCTGGATGCCACAG GTAAAACCACTGTGACCCAGTCAGTTTCAGATTCACTCAAGGCTGTTCTCTTGAAGTCACCACCCTCTTGCATCAGCCAGTGGAGGAAAGTCTTTGATGATGAACCAACTATCATTAGAAGAGCTTTTTACTCTTTGGGCAATTATATCGTGGCTTCTGAAATAGCTAAAGAATCTACCAAATCGCCTGTGATTGTAGATAG GTACTGGCACAGCACGGCCACCTACACCATAGCCACCGAGGTAAGTGGGGGCCTCCAGCACCTGCCCCCTGCCCATCACCCTATATACCAGTGGCCCAGGGACCTGCTCAAACCCGACCTGGTCCTGCTGCTTACCGTGAGTCCCGAGGAGAGGATGCAGAGGATCGAGGGCCGGGGCATGGAGAGGACCAAGGAGGAGGCTGAACTGGAGGCCAACAGCATATTTCGTCAAAA GGTAGAAGTGTCCTACCAGCGGATGGAGAACCCTGGCTGCCACTTGGTTGATGCCAGCCCTTCACGAGAAAAGGTCCTCCAGATGGTGTTAAGCGAGATCCAAAATAATTGCAATTAA